The Solanum pennellii chromosome 11, SPENNV200 genome contains a region encoding:
- the LOC107005079 gene encoding F-box protein SKIP5, protein MEEQKRKWRRISKISTDFSLINSLDDGCLMHIFSFLSPIPDRYNTALVCHRWRFLACHPRLWLRVDRAVKDLSQPGVYPNIEMAVSAARPGDTILIAAGGSHHVSNIQIEKPLCLIGAGESPDDTTLICSRGSDSALEFMSTCKLANLTVRTELGCCLLHRSGKLTIDGCILQCESNPLDHLSYAIISTAGAAEVIPSALKTCSDGVSVLKTQIEGGAKAVLTSGTLSLQRVRVIYTRTSLFFWFEVEGSDKNTVQSAPVELPIS, encoded by the exons atGGAGGAACAGAAGCGGAAATGGAGGCGAATCTCTAAGATTTCCACTGATTTTTCTCTTATCAACAGTCTTGATGATGGCTGCCTTATGCATATCTTCAGTTTTCTCTCCCCAATTCCAG ATCGGTATAACACCGCCCTCGTTTGCCACAGATGGCGATTCTTGGCATGCCATCCTCGGCTTTGGTTGCGAGTAGACCGTGCTGTGAAGGATTTATCTCAGCCTGGAGTTTATCCGAACATTGAGATGGCCGTCTCTGCTGCAAG GCCTGGCGACACTATACTGATTGCTGCAGGAGGCAGCCATCATGTGTCAAATATTCAGATTGAAAAGCCACTTTGCTTG ATTGGTGCAGGTGAGAGTCCTGATGATACAACCCTTATTTGCTCCCGCGGCTCAGACAG CGCATTGGAGTTCATGTCCACATGTAAGCTGGCCAATTTGACTGTGAGGACAGAGCTTGGTTGCTGCTTGCTTCATAGAAGCGGGAAGCTCACAATTGATGGGTGCATTCTTCAGTGCGAGTCGAACCCTCTTGACCATCTCTCCTATGCAATTATCAGTACTGCTGGTGCGGCTGAGGTCATCCCCTCAGCACTCAAAACTTGTAGTGATGGTGTTTCGGTTCTGAAAACTCAAATTGAAGGAGGTGCCAAAGCTGTCCTAACCAGTGGGACACTTTCATTGCAACGAGTACGAGTCATTTATACTCGCACATCACTCTTCTTCTGGTTTGAGGTAGAAGGCAGCGACAAAAATACAGTGCAATCTGCACCTGTTGAATTGCCAATTAGTTAG
- the LOC107003117 gene encoding uncharacterized protein LOC107003117, translating into MDMKEQRMDFKSIMKEAEFLGSAHMTWKEKKELENKRVVALGGKPQKKQRLPLSVARVMMKKQKEREEKMQEENLVLGRFGGASSSRKAAGRRRPEDRVLKSTEGNFRNGVLDVKQLLKPSAPKASFDDGKKPFSSGKGKKKKKGGKKNKGKKNKGGGPGKKRH; encoded by the exons atgGACATGAAGGAACAGAGGATGGATTTTAAGTCGATAATGAAGGAGGCTGAATTTCTGG GCTCCGCGCATATGACATGGAAGGAAAAAAAGGAGTTGGAGAACAAGAGAGTAGTTGCGCTTGGTGGGAAG CCTCAGAAGAAACAGAGATTACCACTTAGTGTAGCACGAGTAATGATGAAGAAACAGAAGGAAAGGGAGGAGAAAATGCAAGAAGAG AATTTGGTACTTGGACGATTTGGCGGAGCTAGTAGTTCAAGAAAAGCAGCAGGAAGGCGCAGACCAGAGGATAGGGTGCTGAAATCGACTGAAGGTAACTTCAGAAACGGTGTGCTTGATGTTAAACAGTTACTAAAACCTTCTGCGCCTAAAGCATCATTTGATGATGGGAAGAAGCCTTTTTCTTCGGGtaaagggaagaagaagaaaaagggcgGTAAAAAGAACAAGGGTAAGAAGAACAAAGGTGGTGGTCCTGGTAAGAAGCGCCATTAA
- the LOC107002920 gene encoding uncharacterized protein LOC107002920, with amino-acid sequence MARVVRNLLFRSSAVPPPFKFHDLRLPGSFSFSTSASIRSKARKNKGKNLEKSSNISVINQSKLSQVKRRTRSEKELDEETFLKNYGNDNSAHVPVLLGEVLDVFTSVTLRSFLDCTLGAAGHSSAIIRAHPEMQVYVGLDVDPIAHQKAQSQLKSVIDRDSFDTASALKVYTFLKNFKDVKSVLGEVADDLLTGGVNGILMDLGMSSMQVNDAGRGFSVLKNGPLDMRMNPKATLKAEDILNSWPADEVGRVLREYGEESNWYSLQNRIVKARLHGGLHSTNELVDLIQNSTSRMKGRQGWIKTATRVFQALRIAVNDELITLEDSIRACFESLTSGGRLAIISFHSLEDRIVKQAFLNIMNCSEVDGGGVEDEEGKRLRELRKINLDTVKEEVWIKQVIQGQNGTILTKRPITPSEKEETLNPRSRSAKLRVIQKA; translated from the exons ATGGCGAGGGTTGTTCGGAATCTTCTCTTCCGCTCATCCGCCGTTCCGCCACCGTTCAAATTCCACGATCTCCGCCTCCCGGGCAGCTTTAGTTTCTCCACTTCTGCTTCAATTCGCAGTAAAGCTCGCAAAAACAAAGGCAAAAACTTGGAGAAGAGCAGCAATATTAGTGTAATTAACCAAAGCAAGCTTTCACAAGTGAAGCGACGGACTCGGTCGGAGAAAGAGCTGGATGAGGAGACGTTCCTGAAGAACTATGGAAATGATAATTCTGCACATGTCCCTGTCTTGCTCGGTGAAGTTTTGGATGTTTTCACCTCCGTTACTCTCCGCTCCTTCCTTGATTGTACTCTCGGTGCCGCCGGCCATTCCTCTGCG ATAATTCGAGCTCATCCCGAAATGCAAGTATATGTTGGGCTTGATGTTGATCCCATCGCGCATCAGAAGGCTCAATCTCAGCTGAAGAGTGTTATAGATAGGGACTCTTTTGATACAGCGTCTGCCTTGAAAGTGTATacctttttgaaaaatttcaaggACGTCAAGTCTGTGCTTGGTGAAGTTGCAGATGACTTATTGACTGGTGGAGTTAATGGGATCTTGATGGACTTGGGTATGTCATCTATGCAG GTAAATGATGCTGGAAGAGGTTTTAGCGTGCTGAAGAATGGACCTCTTGACATGAGAATGAATCCAAAG GCAACTCTAAAAGCTGAAGACATATTGAATTCTTGGCCAGCTGATGAAGTAGGGCGAGTTCTGCGAGAATATGGAGAAGAAAGCAATTGGTACTCTCTTCAAAACAGAATTGTTAAGGCTCGTCTACATGGAGGGTTACATTCTACCAATGAGCTGGTAGACCTTATTCAGAATTCAACTTCTAGGATGAAAG GAAGGCAGGGTTGGATTAAGACGGCTACAAGAGTTTTTCAGGCATTGCGGATAGCTGTTAATGATGAACTCATAACTTTGGAGGATTCCATCCGTGCTTGCTTTGAGTCTCTCACTTCTGGTGGAAGGCTTGCCATAATTTCATTCCACAGTTTGGAGGACAGAATAGTAAAGCAGGCATTTCTCAATATTATGAACTGCAGTGAAGTTGATGGAGGTggggttgaagatgaagaaggGAAGCGCTTACGTGAGCTGAGGAAAATTAATCTGGATACTGTTAAAGAAGAAGTATGGATTAAACAGGTAATACAAGGGCAAAATGGAACTATCCTTACAAAAAGACCCATAACACCATCTGAAAAGGAGGAAACACTGAATCCTCGAAGTCGGAGTGCTAAACTTAGAGTGATTCAGAAAGCCTGA
- the LOC107004852 gene encoding translation initiation factor eIF-2B subunit beta-like has translation MNALVNEFIIKLKKRKIEGSKTTAKLTAEVLRSCISQQRLPQTHQADALIDAIRGIGEKLIAANPVELAVGNIVRRVLNIIREEDVSLTAAAVGGLGISAGSDDEDDVKQDDHQGLSAAAVAAAARNTLRPPSLQTLLEDIPQSTAVPRTSSSAGDSEGKSKSADKNSTSKKLKHNVIEAVNELIQDIATCHEQIAEQAVEHIHHNEVILTLGNSRTVMEFLCAAKEKKRSFRVFVAEGAPRYQGHALAKELVARGLQTTVITDSAVFAIISRVNMVVVGAHTVMANGGVIAPVGMNMVALAAQRHAVPFVVLAGTHKLCPLYPHNPEVLLNELKSPAELLDFGEFSDCLDFESSSGSPLLDVVNPAFDYVPPNLVSLFITDTGGHNASFMYRLIADYYSADDIVVKQKSIS, from the exons ATGAATGCCCTAGTGAATGAATTCATAATCAAGCTGAAGAAACG GAAAATTGAGGGGTCGAAGACAACAGCGAAATTGACAGCGGAAGTGTTACGCTCATGCATATCGCAGCAGAGGCTTCCTCAAACTCACCAGGCTGATGCTCTTATTGATGCAATCAGAGGTATTGGGGAAAAGTTGATTGCTGCTAATCCAGTAG AGCTTGCCGTCGGTAACATTGTTAGGCGAGTTCTTAATATTATAAGGGAGGAGGATGTATCTTTGACAGCTGCTGCTGTTGGTGGGTTGGGTATATCGGCTGGAagtgatgatgaagatgatgtcAAGCAAGACGATCATCAAGGTTTATCTGCCGCTGCTGTGGCTGCTGCTGCTAGAAACACCTTGAGACCACCTTCCTTGCAGACCCTCCTTGAAGACATCCCACAATCAACAGCTGTACCTCGAACATCTTCTTCTGCTGGTGATTCTGAAGGAAAAAGCAAAT CTGCTGATAAGAATTCAACGAGCAAGAAACTAAAACATAATGTCATTGAGGCTGTTAATGAACTTATTCAAGATATTGCTACTTGCCATGAACAGATTGCTGAACAAGCAGTTGAGCATATTCATCACAA TGAGGTAATCTTAACTTTAGGCAATTCAAGGACAGTGATGGAATTTCTATGTGCTGCAAAGGAAAAGAAGAGATCTTTCCGGGTTTTTGTGGCTGAGGGTGCCCCAAG GTACCAGGGGCATGCCCTTGCAAAAGAATTGGTTGCCAGGGGTCTGCAGACCACAGTGATCACTGATTCTGCTGTTTTTGCTATCATCTCAAGAGTCAACATG GTGGTTGTTGGAGCTCACACTGTCATGGCCAATGGTGGGGTTATTGCACCTGTTGGAATGAACATGGTGGCTCTAGCAGCTCAGAGGCATGCTGTTCCCTTTGTTGTTCTTGCAGGCACTCACAAG TTATGTCCTTTGTATCCACACAATCCAGAAGTCTTGCTAAATGAATTGAAATCACCAGCTGAGCTTCTGGACTTTGGAGAATTCTCAGATTGCCTGGATTTTGAGAGCAGCTCTGGTTCCCCTCTACTTGATGTTGTTAATCCCGCATTTGATTATGTGCCACCAAATCTTGTTAGTTTGTTTATAACAGACAC GGGTGGACATAATGCTTCATTCATGTACCGGCTCATAGCAGACTATTATTCTGCTGATGATATTGTGGTGAAACAGAAATCGATCTCTTGA